The nucleotide window GTCAAGGCCGCCCTCGCACGCCGGGGCGTCAAGGCCTAGCCATGGGAGCCGAGCCGCAGGACGGAGCGGTAGCTGACCGGCAGAGTCCGCGCCGGTTGCTGAACTCCACCACGGCTTTTTCCGGCAAAATCTGGGACGTGGTCAGCGAGACCTTCCGCCTGGACGACGACGGCGAGCCGATCACCCGCGAGTACATCCAGCACCCGGGCGCGGTGGCCATCCTCGCCATGGATGACGCCGATCGGGTCCTGCTGCTTCGCCAGTACCGTCACCCGGTCCGGATGGACCTGTGGGAAATTCCTGCCGGTCTCCTCGACATCGACGGTGAGGACTTCGCCGTCGCCGCAGCACGGGAACTGGCTGAGGAAGCGGACGTCACGGCGAGCACCTGGCACGTCCTGTCCGATCTGTTCCTTTCCCCCGGATCCTCGAGCGAAGCCCTGCGCATCTATCTTGCCCAGGGCATCAAAGAAGTGCCGCGTGATGAACGGCACACCCGTACCCACGAGGAAGCCGAGATCGAGCTCGCCTGGGTACCTCTGCCGGACGCAGTACAGGCAGTACTCGAGGGGCGGATCCACAGCCCTTCCGCCGCGGCAGCCGTGCTTGCAGCAGCGGCCGCGAAAACGTCGGGGTACCGGTCCCTTCGCCCCGCAGACGCTCCCTGGCCGGAGCACCATAGCCAGCACGGAACGTGGCCCCTGGGCCCTGTCCTGCAGGACTGACCATGGTCGAGGGTAGGCAGGCAACCGTACAGGACGAGCTCCAGGCCACCGGACCCGGCCGGCTCATGAGTGAGTACCTCCAGCACATGCTGGTGGAGCGGGGCCTTTCCACCAACACCCTTGCGGCCTATCGCCGCGACCTGCTGAGATACCACCGGTTCCTCACAGCGGCGGGCATCGAGTCGATGGACACCGTCACGCGGCAGCAGGTCTCCGCGTTCGCGCAGGGGCTGGCCACCGGGGAGGACGGACAGGCGGCGTTGAGCCCCCGCTCCGCAGCCCGCACCGTGGTCGCCGTCCGCGGCCTTCACCGTTTCCTCGCACTCGAAGGAACGACGACGGCGGATCCCGCCGAGGATGTACACCCGCCCACCGCCGGCCAGCGGCTTCCGAAGGCAATTTCAGTCGACGACGTCACCCGGATCCTCGAATCCGTGGACACTTCCACTCCGGGGGGCCTGCGTGACCGGGCGCTGCTGGAATTCCTGTACTCCACAGGGGCACGCATCAGCGAGGCCGTGGGCCTGGACGTCGATGACGTGTCGGTCGATGCCGGCCTGGACGGTCCCGCCGTCGTCCGCCTGTTCGGCAAAGGGTCCAAGGAGCGGCTCGTTCCTCTCGGTTCCTACGCTGCGCGGGCTATCGAGTCCTATCTGGTGCGCGCACGTCCGGCACTGTCCGCCAACGCATCCGAGCGGAACAGTGCTCCTGCACTCTTCCTCAATCTGCGCGGCGGGCGGCTGAGCAGGCAAAGCGCGTGGACCATCCTCAGAGCCGCTGCAGAGCGCGCCAAAGTGGCCGGAGATGTGTCACCCCACACCCTTCGGCACTCCTTTGCTACCCACCTGCTTCAGGGCGGCGCCGACGTTCGGGTGGTCCAGGAACTTTTGGGACATGCCTCCGTCACCACAACCCAGGTGTACACGCTTGTCACCGCTGACACACTGCGCGAAATTTATGCTGCAGCCCACCCCCGCGCTCTTTAAAAGACACTTGATGCGCAGTGCCTGTAACTCCTTCCCCCATGCCGGAAACTAAAGGGGTATGGACAGGACACATACACCAGGGGGGACAGTGTTGCAGCGATACGACGACGTGTACGCGGCGCTACACAGGGAACACCGCGACCGCGTGTTTTCCTTCATTCACCGTCGGGTCAGCAGCCGGGAAGCATCAGAGGAACTGACCAACGACGTGTTCCGGATTGCCTGGCAGCGGAACCCGCAAGCCTCAGACGTCACGCCGGCGTGGCTTCTTACCGTCGCCCGCAACGTCATAGGCAACGAATACCGCCGCCGGGAACGGGCCGAGCACCTCATGGAGCGGGTACGGGAGTCGATTGTCATTGCCGCCCGTGCCGGACACGGAGCCGGGCAGCAGGCGGTTGCCGACTCATTGCTGCGGCTCAGGGAGAAGGAACGCGAAATCCTCCTTCTCGCCTATTGGGATGATCTGTCCACCACAGAGATCAGCGAGGTGCTGGGCTGTAGTCCCTCCGCCGCCAAGGTGCGCCTGCACCGCGCCCGCGCCGCATTCGCACAGATGATGCCTGCCGCCCTCATGGCAGAAGAAGGAGCCTGAAATGGACCGCATAGAGAACCTGATCCGGGGCCTCGACCCCGTGCGCGCCGAACGGGAATCCTCCGATTCACCCACTGAAGTCATCGCTTTCCCGACCGAGAGTGGCCAGCAGGAATCCGGAGCCACCATGAACACCGAACGCATAGACAGCGAAAGCGCCGCCCGTGAGACTGAGAACGACGGGAGCGACGCCTTCAACGATGACCGGCCGGTCGTCGTCCCGTTGCGTCGCCGTCGCAGGACGGCAATGATTCTCGCCGGTGCCGCCGCCGCGGCAGTGGTGGCGGGCGCCGTCGTCGTCGGCGGTTCACTGGGTGCCGATTCACCGCTGCCGGCGGGAACCACCGACCCCGCACCATCGGTCGAACCGACCCAGGAAGCAACCGCTGATCCGTCGCCGTCAGCGGAACCAACCGCCGAACCAAGTGTCGAGCCGAGTGCCGAGCCCAGCGCGGTGCCGACAGGTCCTCCGGCGGACGAGGGCTGTCGGGTGCAGGATGTCGACCGGATCGTGGAACAGGGCAGCGACTTCATGAGTCTGACCCCCTTCGCGGCTGATCCGGGCTCCTACGAAGTCGTCGGGTGCACCGATGACTGGATGACCATGGAGTTGACGGACGCGGGCTTTGAAGCCAACCCACAGGACGGCGGCAACGTCTGGTACTACGTCGCCCGACGGGCCGACGGCCAGTGGCGGGTCGAAACTGCGGGCTACAGCGCGCTCACGAAGTGGGAATTCCTCCCCGTCGTAGAAGGCAGTACCCCTCAAGAGGTGATGGACCAGCAGTTTATCGACGCGGGCATCCCGGTGGAGCTTCGCCCGGAGCTGGTGGGGGATGGGCCCGGTGCATCCCAGGCAGGAGCCCTTCGTGAGATCGTGCAGTCTGACATGGCCGTGAAGTTCGAGCTCCCTGAGGGCTGGTCAACCATGGGCGCGGCTGTGAGCCCGGTCAGGGAAGTAGGCGTCACCAATGCGGACGGCGATCCCGTGATGACGATCACGCGGACCTTTGAGAGCGGCATCGGAGGAGCGTGCAGCGGGGATCCGGTGCCGATCACAGAGATCTCGTCGACACCCGTAACCCTGCAGCTCCCCAGCGGGACGGCACTCGACACCAAGTTCGTCTACCGGGTCATCGAGACAGCAGATGGAGTGTATGGCTCTGCAGCGCTGGTCCTTGCGACCGAGCCGGCAAGTGGCAACTACTGCATGCTGTACAACGTCATCAGCACCCCCGAAATGGGATTATTCTCGATGGCGTCAGCCCTCATGATCGGGCCGGATAGCCTTGGTTCGCTTCATAACCACGCGAACCTCGAACAGGCACAGGCGTATGTGGAATCGGCTGAGTTCGAGGAGATGCTCGCGATCGCACAGTCACTGGAAATCACCGGCTAGCGGCTGTCTACCCTGCAGCCCTTGAGGCCTCGTGTGCTGTATGCCGGATACAGCACACGAGGTTTCATCCGTTTCATGAACTCCCGCGGTACGGATACCGGTGGTCACCGGCATACGAACGGAAGATGTCCTGTGTGGATTCGCCGTCGTGCTTGAACTCGTCCTTGAGGAAAGCCGCAAGCGAATCGAGCGCATCATTCAGGAGGGCGCCGGCCGTCTGCAGTGTCGGCTGAGCAGAACGGCTCGCCTGGTCAGCGAGGTCCACCGCGTAGGACAGCGAGGCCGGGAGCGAAAGATCTCCGTTAGCTTCCCAGAAGTAGTAGGACTCCGAGGTCTGGGTGAGGTCAACCCGAATCTGCACGAGATCGGCAACGAGTGTCTCCAGCGTGTTGGTGACTGCGGCAGCATCCAACTGCTCCAGCCGGGTAGCATAATCCGCTTTCTGGAGCAGCGAGAGCCGGATCGCCAGCGCACGGCGCTTGCCCAGCGCCGGGTAGATCTGCATGAACCAGGAAACCGCGGCCGTCAGCAGGGCGAAGCCGGTCAGCGCCTCCAGGGGAGCCAACAGTCGAATCAGGGGATCTGTTGCGATGACATCTCCGTATCCCAACGTCGTCAGGGTAACCATGGAAATGTATAGGGCCTCAGCGGCGTCGCCGTAACGGGCTGGATCAAGGCCCGGAGAGTAGGCAAACCCGTGCGGCACATGCGGATACAGCAGCAGTGCCCAGCCGATTGCCTGCAGGGCAGCCCAAAAGAGGATCACACAGACGAGCGCGAGCGGCCCGGCAATCGAGGCGCCCCGGTCTCCCAGACGCCGCATGATCCTCCAGACGGCCGCCACACACAATCTGCTGAGGCGTCCACGACCGCTGGGGTGAAGAAGCGTATGAAACACCTCGACCAGTCCAAGCAGGATCACCAGAACGCCGAGGACAGACAGCAGCCACAGCACTACGGTCTCCTGACTCGTCGGGTTCGTCGGGTCGGAGCAGTCTAACCGGTTCAGCATGATCGCGTGGAAAGATGGGCGAGGTGAACGACTCTCAGCTTCCCTCCTCCGAATCGCCCACTCCAGGGGACAGCCTGACCGCCGCCGAAATGCTCGCCCGCCGCCTCGATCGTCCGATGGGCGTGCTCGGGCTGGTCTTCCTCTTCGTGGTCCTGGGCCAGCTCCTCGCAACCAACCCGACACTGGTGTTCGCACTCAGCATCGCGGGCTGGGTCTTCTGGGCAGTGTTCGTCGCCGAATTCATTCTGCGTGCGTACATCGCCGGGTTCAGCAAGGCGTTCTGGAAGAAGAACTGGTGGCAGGTGATCTTCCTGCTGGTGCCATTCCTCCGGTTCTTCCGTGCGCTGCAGGCGGTGCGCCTGCTGCGGCTGACGCGGGTGGCACGGGTCGGCGGAATCCTCTCCGCAGGCATCCGGGGTTCGCGCTCGGCTGGAAAGCTGCTCTCCAGCCGGATCGGCTGGATGGCAGCCGTGACCGCCGTCGTCATTCTGGCGACGAGCCAACTGTTCTATGCGACCGGAACCCACACGAATTACGGCGAGGCGCTCTTCGAAACCGCAATGGCCACCATCACCGGCAGCGGAATCACGCCGCACACCGGCTTTGCCCGCGTCATGCAGGTTGTGCTCGCTGTCTATTCCATTGGTGTCTTCGCTACGCTCGCCGGCTCGCTGGGCGCATTCTTCCTTCGCGAGGACGACCGGCGGCAGACCACACCGGACGGCGAGATCAACCCAGCGAGCGGCCACGACTAAACTTGGCTCGCATGACCCCCCGCCGAGTTGCGCTCTGTTTCCTGTTCCGGCACACGGATGCCGGCCGCGAAGTGCTCCTCGGACTGAAGCGCTCCGGATTCGGAACCGGCCGGATCGTCGCCCTTGGCGGCGGCCTTGAACACGGAGAAACTGCGGCAGAAGCCGCCGCCCGGGAGGTTCAGGAAGAATCCGGCATCGTGGTTGAGGTGGCGGATCTCCTTGAGCTCGGCCCGGTCCGATGGCGTTTTCCGGCCAACCCCGCACTCGACATGGATGCAGTGGTCTTCACAGCCGACCGCTTCATCGGTGAGCCGGCCCTCACAGATGAGATCGACCCCTGCTGGTACCCGGTTGCGCAGGTGCCCTGGGAAGGCATGTGGGAGGACGCCAGGCACTGGATCGGTCACGTACTGCGTAGCCAGCCGCTGAACGTCACCGTTACTCTCAACACCGACAACGAAACGGTGCGGGCGGCGGACTTCGCTTAGCCCCCGGCAGGCCGCGGGCCGTCCACCGCAGCCAGAATCACTTCCGCGAGCTCTTGTGGCCGCGTGAACTGCGGCCAGTGTCCGGTTGGCAGGTCGACGTACTCCACGTCCTTCATCCGGCTGAGCTCCGCCACGTAGGGATGGCCCTGCGCAACCCACTCCTGCAGCTGGGCAGAGGGGAACTCGCACGCAATGATCGTGGCCGGCACGTTGTAGCGCCGCTCATTGCCCAACTCCTGCGGTTCTGAGGCGACACCCTGAGGCTGGGGAATTGCCCGGCGGCGGAAATCGGCCCGCAGGTCCTCGTCCAGATCCACGAGGTCTTCCTCATCAAAAAGCTCCCAGGGCGGCAGCGGAATCCCGTCACCCTCCACCGGCAGTTCGTCGTTGATGACACCGCCCTCTCCGAGCGGGCCGCTGTCCACAAAAATGGCCCGTGCTGTGCGTTCCGGGCGAGCGTCTGCGACGCCGTGGATGATCGCCCCACCGCCGGAGTGTCCCACAAGGACAACCGGACCTTCCACAGCATCCACAACGGAGACGACGGCGTCGATATGGGTTCGCAGGCCGATGCCCGCGCGCGGTGCATCCACAGCTTCCAATCCTGGAAGCGTCAGCGGATGAATACGATGACCCGCCGCGGTGAGCGGCGGCGTAACGTCAGACCACGAAGACGCGTCCAACCAAAAACCGGGAACCAGGATGATATCCATGTCCGGAACCCTACCCGTCCAGCACTGTGCGGTGAATGGATGGGACCGCAATTGCGGACAGATTCGGTCCGCGGGTTAGGAGAGGTGGCGTTCCTCCGGCCCGTTGTACGCGGCCAGCGGCCGGATCAGCGAATTCGCCGCGCGCTGCTCCATGACGTGCGCAGTCCACCCGGTGATCCGGGCGGCGATGAAGAGCGGGGTGAACATCTCGGTGTCGAATCCCATGAGGTGGTAGACCGGACCGCCCGGGTAGTCGAGGTTCGGCTTGATGCCCTTGGCCTCCTGCATGGCCGTTTCGAGGCCCTCGTACAAACCGAGGATCTCCGGTCGCCCATAGTGCTTGATCATGCCATCGAGGGCCGCTTTCATGGTGGGCACCCGGGAATCACCGTTCTTGTACACGCGGTGTCCGAAGCCCATGATCTTTTTCTTCTGGGCGAGGGCATCGTCCATCCACGCCCTGGCACGAGTTGCCGCCTCCTCGGCGGTCTCCTCCTCGCGGATACCGATCTCCTCGAAGGTATGCATAACGGCCTCGTTGGCGCCGCCGTGCAATGATCCCTTGAGCGCCCCGATAGCTCCGGTGACCGCGGAGTGAAGGTCGGCCAAGGTGGAGGTGATGACACGGGCGGTGAAGGTCGATGCATTGAAGGAGTGCTCTGCGTACAGGATCATCGAGGTGTTAAAGGCCTCGACGACTTCCGGCGCCGCCTCTTCACCGAAGGTCATCCACAGGAAGTTGGCGGAGTAGTCCAGATCATCGCGGGGTTCTAGCGGCTCGAGCCCGTGGCGGCGCCGCTGGTCATAGGCGACGACGGCGGGAAAGGCAGCGAACAGCTCCACCGCTTTCTCCAGTTCAGCCTCGCGCGACGAATCCTCCGCCTTCGGGTGGTTCGCTCCAATGACCGACACAGCGGTGCGGCTGACGTCCATCGGGTGGCAGCTGAGCGGCAGCAGATCGATGGCGGCCTTCACGTTGTCCGCCAGCGCACGGGATGAGCGTTCCGCCGTCCGGAAGTCACGGGCTTCCGATTCGGTCGGAAGCTCACCGTGCCACAGCAGCCAGGCGACGTCCTCGAAGTTCACTGCGGCCGCGAGCTCCTGAACCGGGTACCCCTGGTAAAGCAGCGAATTGGTTTCCGGGTTCACCTTCGAGATTGCCGTGGTGTCCGCGGTGACGCCGGCGAGGCCCTTGTAGATCTGGGGTTCGGTCATGCCTTGACTCCTTCGTCTGTGGAAATGTGGGTGTGCCGGGTTCGGCTCAGCGTCCGCCGGGAACCTGGAAGTTGAACACCGAGGTGTCGAACTGGTTATACGCTTCGTAGTCGACGAGCTCGTAGAGTCTGGTGCGGGTCTGCATGGAAGTAACAGCGCCCTGCTGGGTGCCGTCGGCTTTGATCGTTTCCAGCGTACGCTCCGCCGCCCCAATCGCACTACGCAGCAGTGTCACTGGGTAGATCACCATGTTGACGCCCACGGATTCGAGGTCTGCGATCGAGAAGAGCTCGCTCTTTCCGAACTCGGTCATATTCGCCAGGATCGGCACATCGACGGCGTGACGGATGGCCTCAAACTCGGACAAGTCGCGCATTGCCTCCGGGAAGATGGCGTCCGCGCCGGCGTCAACGAGGGCCTTTGCCCGATCCTGGGCTGCCTGCAGCGTGTCGGTGCCGCGGATATCAGTCCTCGCCATCACGAGGAAGTTGGGATCGCGGCGACCGTCGGCAGCAGCGCGGATGCGCTTGGCGGCAGTGTCAGTGTCCACAACGTTCTTGCCGTCCAGATGGCCGCACCGCTTCGGATTGAACTGATCCTCGATGTGGCAGCCGGCCAGGCCGGCGTTCTCCAGCTCCTGCACCGTCCTCGCGACGTTCATCGGTTCGCCAAAACCGGTGTCCGCGTCCACCAGCGCAGGGAGGTCAGTCATGCGGGCCATCTGGCCGGCGCGTGTGGCAACTTCGGTCAGGGTGGTGAGTCCGATATCGGGCAAGCCGAGGTCGTTGGCGAGGACGGCTCCGGAGATATAGACGCCGTCGAACCCCTTGTCCTCTATCAGGCGTGCGGAAAGCGGGTTGAAGGCTCCGGGGAACTGCTGGATGCGGCCTGAGGCCAAACCGGCGCGCAGCGCCTCGCGCTTCTTCTCCGGTGTGATGGAGGAATACAGCATTTAGAACAGTCCTTTCGGTGCTTCTGTCGGAAGGACGCCGACGGCGGCAGTCAGGTTCAGCTGGTCAAGCTCGCCGGACGCGAGGAGGGGGAGCCGCTGGACCGCTTCGAGGAAACGTTCAACTTCCGAGTCCTCCACAACTCCGTCGGCGAGGGTGCGTAGTTTGGCGATGTACTGCTCGCGTGCGAAGGGGCGGGCACCCAGCGGGTGGGCATCAGCGACGGCAATCTCGTCCGTGATGACGGTTCCGTCAGTGAGAGTGATTCCCACCCTGCCGCCGAACGCCTTCTCGCTGATGTCCAGGGAGTGATAGCGCCGGGTCCATTCGGCATCCTCCACCGTGGTGACTTTGTGCCAGAGCTCGACGGTGTCGGGGCGCGAAGCGCGTTCCGGCGTGTAGGAGTCGATGTGGTGCCAGCGTCCGTCCTGCAGTGCGACCGTGAAGATGTACGGGATCGAGTGATCGAGGGTCTCACGGGAAGCCGTGGGATCGTACTTCTGCGGGTCATTGGCACCCGAGCCGATCACGTAA belongs to Arthrobacter tumbae and includes:
- a CDS encoding NUDIX domain-containing protein, with the protein product MGAEPQDGAVADRQSPRRLLNSTTAFSGKIWDVVSETFRLDDDGEPITREYIQHPGAVAILAMDDADRVLLLRQYRHPVRMDLWEIPAGLLDIDGEDFAVAAARELAEEADVTASTWHVLSDLFLSPGSSSEALRIYLAQGIKEVPRDERHTRTHEEAEIELAWVPLPDAVQAVLEGRIHSPSAAAAVLAAAAAKTSGYRSLRPADAPWPEHHSQHGTWPLGPVLQD
- a CDS encoding NUDIX domain-containing protein; translation: MTPRRVALCFLFRHTDAGREVLLGLKRSGFGTGRIVALGGGLEHGETAAEAAAREVQEESGIVVEVADLLELGPVRWRFPANPALDMDAVVFTADRFIGEPALTDEIDPCWYPVAQVPWEGMWEDARHWIGHVLRSQPLNVTVTLNTDNETVRAADFA
- a CDS encoding alpha/beta fold hydrolase, yielding MDIILVPGFWLDASSWSDVTPPLTAAGHRIHPLTLPGLEAVDAPRAGIGLRTHIDAVVSVVDAVEGPVVLVGHSGGGAIIHGVADARPERTARAIFVDSGPLGEGGVINDELPVEGDGIPLPPWELFDEEDLVDLDEDLRADFRRRAIPQPQGVASEPQELGNERRYNVPATIIACEFPSAQLQEWVAQGHPYVAELSRMKDVEYVDLPTGHWPQFTRPQELAEVILAAVDGPRPAGG
- the xerD gene encoding site-specific tyrosine recombinase XerD, which produces MVEGRQATVQDELQATGPGRLMSEYLQHMLVERGLSTNTLAAYRRDLLRYHRFLTAAGIESMDTVTRQQVSAFAQGLATGEDGQAALSPRSAARTVVAVRGLHRFLALEGTTTADPAEDVHPPTAGQRLPKAISVDDVTRILESVDTSTPGGLRDRALLEFLYSTGARISEAVGLDVDDVSVDAGLDGPAVVRLFGKGSKERLVPLGSYAARAIESYLVRARPALSANASERNSAPALFLNLRGGRLSRQSAWTILRAAAERAKVAGDVSPHTLRHSFATHLLQGGADVRVVQELLGHASVTTTQVYTLVTADTLREIYAAAHPRAL
- a CDS encoding potassium channel family protein, whose amino-acid sequence is MLWLLSVLGVLVILLGLVEVFHTLLHPSGRGRLSRLCVAAVWRIMRRLGDRGASIAGPLALVCVILFWAALQAIGWALLLYPHVPHGFAYSPGLDPARYGDAAEALYISMVTLTTLGYGDVIATDPLIRLLAPLEALTGFALLTAAVSWFMQIYPALGKRRALAIRLSLLQKADYATRLEQLDAAAVTNTLETLVADLVQIRVDLTQTSESYYFWEANGDLSLPASLSYAVDLADQASRSAQPTLQTAGALLNDALDSLAAFLKDEFKHDGESTQDIFRSYAGDHRYPYRGSS
- a CDS encoding RNA polymerase sigma factor, with amino-acid sequence MLQRYDDVYAALHREHRDRVFSFIHRRVSSREASEELTNDVFRIAWQRNPQASDVTPAWLLTVARNVIGNEYRRRERAEHLMERVRESIVIAARAGHGAGQQAVADSLLRLREKEREILLLAYWDDLSTTEISEVLGCSPSAAKVRLHRARAAFAQMMPAALMAEEGA
- a CDS encoding bifunctional 2-methylcitrate synthase/citrate synthase; this encodes MTEPQIYKGLAGVTADTTAISKVNPETNSLLYQGYPVQELAAAVNFEDVAWLLWHGELPTESEARDFRTAERSSRALADNVKAAIDLLPLSCHPMDVSRTAVSVIGANHPKAEDSSREAELEKAVELFAAFPAVVAYDQRRRHGLEPLEPRDDLDYSANFLWMTFGEEAAPEVVEAFNTSMILYAEHSFNASTFTARVITSTLADLHSAVTGAIGALKGSLHGGANEAVMHTFEEIGIREEETAEEAATRARAWMDDALAQKKKIMGFGHRVYKNGDSRVPTMKAALDGMIKHYGRPEILGLYEGLETAMQEAKGIKPNLDYPGGPVYHLMGFDTEMFTPLFIAARITGWTAHVMEQRAANSLIRPLAAYNGPEERHLS
- the prpB gene encoding methylisocitrate lyase, which translates into the protein MLYSSITPEKKREALRAGLASGRIQQFPGAFNPLSARLIEDKGFDGVYISGAVLANDLGLPDIGLTTLTEVATRAGQMARMTDLPALVDADTGFGEPMNVARTVQELENAGLAGCHIEDQFNPKRCGHLDGKNVVDTDTAAKRIRAAADGRRDPNFLVMARTDIRGTDTLQAAQDRAKALVDAGADAIFPEAMRDLSEFEAIRHAVDVPILANMTEFGKSELFSIADLESVGVNMVIYPVTLLRSAIGAAERTLETIKADGTQQGAVTSMQTRTRLYELVDYEAYNQFDTSVFNFQVPGGR